A single window of Salvia splendens isolate huo1 chromosome 6, SspV2, whole genome shotgun sequence DNA harbors:
- the LOC121807557 gene encoding mavicyanin-like: protein MKMGRAIALLFVVVISPAAAQRPTPDQPVSHFVGDTDGWTTGVNYVKWSKDQLFYVGDSLVFKYWGITHAVDEVRANEYKNCNTDNIISSDQTSPTNFSLVIPGIRYFICPKSDHCSQGMKLAINVVDANTTKGSAAARVGGAKSFMVGLLILVGAIVGVMS, encoded by the exons atgaaaatgggTAGAGCCATTGCCCTCCTCTTTGTGGTTGTGATATCTCCAGCGGCAGCGCAGCGGCCGACACCGGACCAGCCGGTGTCGCACTTCGTTGGCGACACCGATGGTTGGACAACCGGTGTCAACTACGTCAAGTGGTCAAAGGACCAACTTTTTTATGTTGGTGACTCCCTTG TGTTCAAATACTGGGGTATTACCCATGCTGTGGACGAAGTAAGGGCAAATGAGTACAAAAACTGCAACACTGACAACATCATCAGCTCCGACCAAACCAGCCCCACCAACTTCTCCCTCGTCATCCCCGGCATCCGCTACTTCATCTGCCCCAAGTCCGACCACTGCAGCCAGGGGATGAAACTAGCCATCAACGTCGTCGATGCCAACACCACCAAAGGCAGTGCCGCCGCTAGAGTTGGCGGCGCGAAGAGCTTCATGGTTGGTTTGTTGATTCTTGTTGGAGCCATTGTTGGAGTCATGAGCTAA
- the LOC121806321 gene encoding RGG repeats nuclear RNA binding protein A-like, with product MATINSFDLLGDDTEDPSLLAAQQKIEPKKTVAPPTKQPAQPKLPSKPVPPAQAVREAKYDSARGGGRGRGRGYARDGGARPNRDFSNNENSYGNKEVFAAQGAPDEVDGRSSERRGGGYGGPRGSFSGGRRGGYSNGDAGEGDRDRTRRPLERRSGTGRGTEMKREGSGRGNWGMPTDELAQVTEEVGNEDEKNLNVEKPSGEEDTAENVEKEGTKEENEEKPEDKEMTLEEYEKLLEEKRKALLGLKSEERKVDAKEFESMQALSNKKANDDVFIKLGSEKDKKKELAEKEERAKKAVSINEFLKPAEGEKYYSPGGRGRGRGRGARGGGFSGPSDRSTFQAPAIEDPGQFPTLCGK from the exons ATGGCGACGATAAACTCTTTTGATCTGCTGGGCGACGATACCGAGGACCCCTCACTCCTCGCGGCTCAGCAGAAGATCGAGCCGAAGAAAACCGTTGCACCACCGACTAAGCAGCCGGCGCAGCCAAAACTCCCCTCCAAGCCGGTACCCCCGGCTCAGGCTG TCCGAGAGGCAAAATATGATTCTGCACGAGGAGGTGGACGGGGTCGAGGACGTGGATATGCTCGTGATGGTGGTGCGCGTCCTAATAGAGACTTTTCCAACAATGAAAACTCATATGGCAATAAGGAAGTATTTGCTGCTCAGGGTGCACCTGATGAGGTTGATGGAAGGTCATCTGAAAGGCGTGGTGGCGGCTATGGTGGACCTCGTGGTTCATTTTCTGGTGGCCGTCGAGGTGGTTACAGCAATGGAGATGCTGGTGAAGGAGATCGAGACCGCACTCGAAGGCCTCTCGAGCGCCGTAGTGGAACTGGCCGTGG AACTGAGATGAAACGAGAAGGGTCAGGTCGCGGAAACTGGGGAATGCCTACTGATGAATTGGCACA AGTGACTGAGGAAGTTGGCAATGAAGACGAGAAAAATCTGAATGTGGAGAAGCCCTCGGGAGAGGAAGATACTGCTGAAAATGTAGAAAAGGAAGGTACTAAAGAGGAAAATGAAGAGAAGCCTGAGGATAAG GAGATGACACTGGAAGAGTATGAGAAGCTTCTTGAGGAGAAAAGGAAGGCTTTGCTTGGTCTTAAGTCTGAGGAAAGGAAGGTTGATGCAAAAGAATTTGAATCAATGCAAGCACTCTCAAACAAGAAAGCTAATGATGATGTCTTCATTAAATTG GGCTCCGAGAAGGATAAAAAGAAAGAGTTGgctgagaaagaagagagagctAAAAAG GCTGTCAGCATCAATGAATTCTTGAAACCTGCTGAGGGTGAGAAGTACTACAGCCCTGGTGGTCGTGGACGAGGTCGTGGCCGTGGCGCTAGAGGAGGAGGCTTCAGTGGGCCAAGCGACAGGAGCACTTTCCAAGCACCAGCCATCGAAGACCCTGGGCAGTTCCCTACCTTGTGTGGTAAATGA
- the LOC121809380 gene encoding RGG repeats nuclear RNA binding protein A-like, protein MATINPFDLLDDDTEDPSLLAAQLKIEPKKAVVPLAKQQVQPKLPSKPLPPAQAVREAKSESARGGRGGGRGFGRGRGGAGGGYNREFSSNENSYGNREFSTPQGAPDQDGKSYERRGGYGAPRGGRRGGYSNGEAGEEVERPRRTFERHSGTGRGNEMKREGSGRGNWGAPEDELAPLTEEVVNGGEKNLNVEKLPVEENAAVDGEKEAAKVENEEKEAVDKEMTLEEYEKLLEEKRKALMALKTEERKVDGKEFASMQQLADKKANDDIFIKLGSENDKKKDLAEKEQRAKKSVSINEFLKPAEGERYHNPDGRGRGRGRGPRGGGYVGSNDRSGFQAPAIEDPGQFPTLGGK, encoded by the exons ATGGCGACTATAAACCCATTTGATTTGCTGGACGATGATACAGAGGATCCCTCGCTGCTTGCTGCTCAGCTCAAGATCGAGCCGAAGAAAGCCGTAGTACCATTGGCCAAGCAGCAGGTGCAGCCGAAGCTCCCCTCGAAGCCGCTCCCCCCGGCTCAGGCTG TCAGGGAGGCAAAATCTGAATCTGCACGAGGTGGCCGTGGTGGTGGTCGTGGATTTGGCCGTGGTCGTGGCGGTGCTGGTGGAGGATACAATAGAGAGTTTTCCAGCAACGAAAACTCATATGGCAATAGGGAGTTCTCTACCCCTCAGGGTGCACCTGACCAGGATGGAAAGTCTTATGAAAGGCGGGGTGGCTATGGAGCACCCCGTGGTGGACGGAGAGGTGGTTACAGCAATGGAGAAGCTGGAGAAGAAGTGGAGCGCCCTCGTAGGACATTTGAGCGTCACAGTGGAACTGGACGTGG aAATGAGATGAAACGGGAAGGATCTGGTCGTGGAAACTGGGGAGCACCTGAAGATGAACTTGCACC ATTGACTGAGGAAGTTGTTAATGGAGGTGAGAAAAACCTGAATGTGGAGAAGCTCCCTGTGGAGGAAAATGCTGCAGTAGATGGAGAAAAGGAAGCTGCTAAAGTTGAAAATGAAGAGAAGGAGGCTGTGGATAAG GAGATGACATTGGAAGAATATGAGAAGCTTCTGGAGGAGAAAAGGAAGGCTCTGATGGCTCTTAAAACTGAAGAAAGGAAGGTTGATGGAAAAGAGTTTGCCTCAATGCAACAACTTGCAGACAAGAAAGCTAATGACGATATCTTCATTAAATTG GGTTCCGAGAATGATAAAAAGAAAGATTTAGCAGAGAAAGAACAAAGAGCTAAAAAG TCTGTTAGCATCAATGAATTCTTGAAGCCTGCTGAGGGTGAGAGGTACCACAACCCTGATGGCCGTGGGAGGGGCCGAGGCCGTGGACCGAGAGGAGGAGGCTATGTTGGGTCCAATGACAGGAGTGGTTTCCAAGCACCAGCCATTGAAGATCCTGGCCAGTTCCCTACCTTGGGTGGCAAATGA
- the LOC121806699 gene encoding calmodulin-like protein 11, giving the protein MAMGDTLNRDQIVEFQEAFSLFDKDGDGCITIEELATVIRSLDQNPTEEELQDMINEIDSNGNGTIEFSEFLNLMANKMKETDAEEELKEAFKVFDKDQNGYISAEELRHVMISLGEKLTDEELEQMIREADLDGDGQVNYDEFVKMMLAIG; this is encoded by the exons ATGGCCATGGGAGACACACTGAACAGAGACCAGATAGTCGAGTTCCAAGAGGCCTTTAGCCTATTTGACAAAGATGGAGATG GTTGCATTACTATTGAAGAATTGGCGACTGTAATAAGGTCTTTGGATCAAAACCCAACTGAGGAAGAACTCCAAGACATGATCAACGAGATCGATTCCAATGGAAACGGCACCATTGAGTTTTCTGAATTCTTGAATCTCATGGCCAACAAAATGAAG GAAACTGATGCAGAGGAAGAGCTCAAAGAAGCTTTCAAAGTGTTTGACAAGGATCAAAATGGCTACATCTCAGCTGAAGAG CTTCGACACGTGATGATCAGCCTAGGGGAAAAATTAACAGATGAAGAGCTTGAGCAGATGATAAGGGAGGCTGATTTGGATGGAGATGGACAAGTTAACTACGATGAATTTGTGAAGATGATGCTGGCTATTGGAtag